From one Chloroflexaceae bacterium genomic stretch:
- a CDS encoding triose-phosphate isomerase — AVREVLSGSTIRLGAQNVHWKDEGAFTGEISPLMLRELCEYVIIGHSERRQYFGETDETVNKKVKSALAHGLTPIICVGENLAENEAGLTGDVVTRHV, encoded by the coding sequence GCTGTGCGCGAGGTGCTATCCGGCTCGACGATCCGGCTGGGGGCACAGAACGTGCACTGGAAGGACGAAGGCGCCTTTACCGGCGAGATCAGTCCCCTGATGCTGCGCGAGCTGTGCGAGTATGTCATCATCGGCCACTCGGAGCGGCGGCAGTACTTCGGCGAGACCGATGAGACCGTGAACAAGAAGGTGAAGAGCGCGCTGGCGCACGGCCTGACGCCCATCATCTGCGTCGGCGAGAACCTGGCGGAGAACGAGGCCGGGCTGACGGGCGATGTGGTCACGCGACACGTG